The following are encoded together in the Thermodesulfobacteriota bacterium genome:
- a CDS encoding alpha-amylase family glycosyl hydrolase → MEFHISRKARDRYRFDASLITIRGNVIFPDLRAVRRFAQQMNAKREADRFPERTVQPGDLYAMGLIDEILHHVVALYREEKKPLVMEEALQWLHKNLGRGEVEKALRKFSEEFPSISLYRGEIDLDTYLEGKTEGIENRQVALEEMLLLWLANVNPAFSPFLELFDDTVLAEETAYASIIEQLSDFFRSQPTFGPEDQSLLEMLRSPARAVPHSLWGQLEYILKRWGYLLGRYLPLLLRGLDLLKEEEIARMRRFSPLSHPPPAEVYQYTGQEEEPERFSPDLEWMPKVVLLAKNIYVWLHQLSRKYRRSINRLDQIPDEELDLLARWGITGLWLIGIWERSLASKKIKELMGNPEAAASAYSLFDYEIAGDLGGEEAFQNLKDRAGRRGIRLASDMVPNHMGIDSRWVIHHPDWFIQSEESPFPSYRFNGPDLSWHGEIGIYLEDHYYDRTDAAVVFKWVDRRTGQERYMYHGNDGTRMPWNDTAQLNFLKAEVREAVIQTILHVARKFPIIRFDAAMTLTKKHYQRLWFPEPGTGGAIPSRAEHGMSREEFNRHMPEEFWRQVVDRVGEEAPETLLLAEAFWLLEGYFVRSLGMHRVYNSAFMNMLKDEENANYRSVMKNTLEFNPEILKRFVNFMSNPDEETAIAQFGREDKYFGICTLMVTLPGLPMFAHGQIEGFREKYGMEYRTAKWDEEPDLELIDRHEREIFPLLKRRPLFAEVRHFLLYDFFTPEGWVNEDVFAYSNRLGEERALVLYHNRYGHTSGWVRTSVAYSTEAGGERILIQKTLGEGLGLQGDPHHFCLFRDHISGLQYIRNSKELCEKGLYAELGAYEYHVFLDFREVQDNLWGHYEQLNRWLGGRGVADLEAPLREIRFSSVRQAFRAFVSAPFFQRLMEARLTRSGTSVDRSLLDEVEQRLRHFLRAVDEALEGPPSGEALSQEIRQKLEAILYLPVLTRRPQLFRPKGLKALAEYLHQNLQGSPDPYPTLLSWLFVHFAKRAMDRKEGPKGLGPDPEQGWIDEAVVDTLRGLGVEEEIASRSVRLIHLLIRHGGWFEEEDLLRVVEDLFEDPEASQFLGVNLYQDLLWFHQESFEELLWWWMLIAALQIGYHPLRPAKEVIRGLERSWSMIQRLQEAERRSQYQVGRLKSILRTENP, encoded by the coding sequence ATGGAATTCCACATCTCCCGGAAGGCGAGGGATCGGTATCGCTTCGACGCGTCCCTCATCACGATCCGGGGCAACGTGATCTTTCCCGATCTCCGTGCGGTCAGGCGATTCGCCCAACAGATGAACGCAAAAAGGGAGGCTGACCGGTTTCCCGAGCGAACCGTTCAACCGGGAGACCTCTACGCCATGGGTCTGATCGACGAAATCCTTCACCATGTCGTCGCCCTTTACAGAGAGGAAAAAAAACCTCTCGTCATGGAAGAGGCCCTCCAGTGGCTTCATAAAAATTTGGGAAGAGGCGAGGTGGAGAAGGCCTTGAGGAAATTCTCCGAAGAGTTTCCCTCGATAAGCCTTTACCGCGGGGAGATCGACTTAGACACCTACCTGGAAGGAAAGACGGAGGGCATCGAAAACCGTCAGGTCGCCCTCGAAGAGATGCTCCTGCTCTGGCTGGCCAACGTCAACCCCGCCTTCTCACCCTTCCTCGAACTTTTCGATGACACGGTCCTCGCAGAAGAGACGGCCTATGCTTCGATCATCGAGCAACTCTCCGACTTCTTCAGGAGCCAGCCGACCTTCGGACCCGAGGACCAATCCCTCCTCGAGATGCTCCGGAGCCCCGCCCGTGCGGTGCCTCATTCCCTCTGGGGCCAGCTCGAATACATCCTCAAGCGCTGGGGCTATCTATTGGGCCGATATCTCCCCCTTCTCCTCCGGGGCCTCGACCTTCTCAAAGAAGAAGAGATCGCTCGCATGAGGAGATTCTCTCCCTTAAGCCATCCTCCGCCAGCGGAAGTCTACCAATATACGGGCCAGGAAGAAGAGCCGGAACGGTTCAGCCCCGATCTCGAATGGATGCCGAAGGTGGTCCTCCTCGCCAAAAACATCTACGTCTGGCTCCATCAGCTCTCGAGAAAGTATCGTCGGTCCATCAATCGCCTCGACCAGATCCCGGATGAAGAACTGGATCTCCTGGCCCGCTGGGGGATCACCGGCCTCTGGCTCATCGGCATCTGGGAACGTAGCCTTGCTTCCAAGAAGATCAAAGAGTTGATGGGAAATCCGGAGGCCGCGGCCTCGGCCTACTCCCTCTTCGACTACGAGATCGCCGGGGACCTGGGCGGGGAGGAGGCCTTTCAGAACTTGAAGGACCGCGCCGGAAGAAGGGGCATCCGGTTGGCGAGCGATATGGTCCCCAACCACATGGGGATCGATTCGAGATGGGTCATCCACCATCCCGACTGGTTCATTCAATCCGAGGAAAGCCCCTTTCCGTCCTATCGTTTCAACGGGCCGGACCTCTCCTGGCACGGCGAGATCGGCATCTATCTCGAGGACCACTACTACGATCGGACCGATGCGGCCGTCGTTTTTAAATGGGTCGATCGGAGAACGGGGCAGGAGCGCTACATGTACCACGGCAACGACGGGACCCGGATGCCCTGGAACGATACGGCCCAGCTCAATTTCCTGAAAGCAGAAGTCCGGGAGGCCGTGATCCAGACGATCCTTCACGTCGCGCGGAAGTTTCCGATCATCCGCTTTGATGCCGCCATGACCCTCACCAAAAAACATTACCAGCGGCTCTGGTTTCCCGAACCCGGCACCGGTGGGGCCATCCCGTCGCGGGCGGAACACGGAATGAGCCGCGAGGAGTTCAACCGCCATATGCCCGAGGAATTCTGGCGGCAGGTGGTGGACCGCGTGGGAGAGGAGGCCCCGGAGACGCTTCTCCTCGCCGAGGCCTTCTGGCTCCTTGAGGGCTACTTTGTCCGGAGCCTCGGGATGCACCGCGTCTATAACAGTGCCTTCATGAACATGCTGAAGGACGAAGAGAACGCAAATTACCGATCGGTGATGAAGAATACCCTGGAGTTCAACCCGGAAATCCTGAAGCGGTTTGTCAACTTCATGAGCAACCCGGATGAGGAGACCGCCATCGCCCAGTTCGGAAGGGAAGATAAATACTTCGGGATCTGCACCCTCATGGTCACCCTGCCCGGCCTTCCCATGTTCGCCCATGGCCAGATCGAAGGGTTTAGAGAAAAATACGGGATGGAGTATCGAACCGCCAAATGGGACGAGGAACCCGATCTCGAGTTGATCGACCGCCACGAGAGAGAGATCTTCCCGCTTCTAAAGCGCCGTCCCCTCTTCGCCGAGGTGAGACATTTTTTGCTCTACGATTTCTTCACCCCCGAGGGATGGGTCAACGAAGACGTCTTCGCCTATTCGAACCGTCTGGGAGAGGAGCGGGCCCTCGTCCTCTATCATAACCGTTACGGCCACACCTCCGGCTGGGTTCGCACTTCGGTGGCCTATTCGACCGAAGCAGGGGGAGAGAGGATCTTGATCCAGAAGACCCTGGGCGAGGGCCTGGGCCTTCAGGGGGACCCCCACCATTTCTGTCTCTTTCGAGATCACATCTCGGGCCTCCAATACATCCGAAATTCCAAAGAGCTCTGTGAAAAAGGCCTCTACGCGGAATTGGGGGCCTACGAGTACCATGTCTTCCTCGACTTCCGGGAGGTCCAGGACAACCTCTGGGGTCACTATGAGCAGCTGAACCGGTGGCTCGGGGGACGGGGCGTGGCCGACCTCGAAGCGCCTTTGAGGGAGATCCGGTTCTCTTCGGTCCGCCAGGCCTTCAGGGCCTTTGTCTCTGCCCCTTTCTTCCAAAGGCTCATGGAGGCCCGTCTGACCCGGTCCGGAACCTCGGTGGACCGAAGCTTGCTCGATGAGGTCGAACAGAGGCTTCGCCATTTCCTGAGGGCGGTCGACGAGGCCTTAGAAGGCCCTCCCTCGGGAGAGGCCCTCTCGCAGGAGATCAGACAGAAATTGGAGGCCATCCTTTACCTTCCGGTCCTCACCCGGAGGCCACAGCTCTTTCGGCCGAAAGGCCTCAAGGCCCTGGCCGAATACCTTCACCAGAACCTCCAGGGTTCCCCCGATCCCTATCCAACCCTCTTGTCTTGGCTCTTCGTCCATTTTGCAAAAAGGGCCATGGACCGCAAAGAGGGGCCGAAGGGCCTTGGCCCCGATCCCGAGCAGGGATGGATCGATGAGGCCGTGGTCGATACGTTAAGGGGATTGGGGGTTGAGGAAGAGATCGCAAGTAGATCGGTGAGGCTCATCCACCTCCTGATCCGCCATGGGGGATGGTTCGAAGAGGAGGACCTCCTTCGGGTCGTGGAAGACCTTTTCGAGGACCCCGAGGCCTCTCAATTTTTAGGGGTCAATCTTTACCAAGACCTCCTCTGGTTTCACCAAGAGTCCTTTGAGGAACTTCTCTGGTGGTGGATGCTGATCGCGGCCCTTCAAATCGGGTACCATCCCCTTCGGCCCGCCAAGGAGGTGATCCGGGGACTTGAACGATCCTGGTCGATGATCCAGAGGCTCCAGGAGGCGGAGAGGCGCTCCCAATATCAGGTGGGGCGATTGAAATCGATCTTGAGGACGGAAAATCCATGA
- a CDS encoding DUF72 domain-containing protein — MVSVGADPTIKVGTSGFSFRDWKGTIYPPGLPEREMLSYYEKELGFRALEVNFTYYSLPSQKSLAAMAKKTSPDFEFVVKAHKGLTHEIRDRETKKWIDNRETFRQFRSSLDPLIAEGKLATVLAQFPYGFFPIRENFDYLHRFRGLMEGVPLVCEFRNEAWMREETFDFLSKEEIGYCIVDEPKLPQLMPYLPRATSSIGYFRFHGRNPNWFQVPSSVRYDYLYSEEEIRTFVPDILEISKKTAKTFVFFNNCHAGSAAKNAAQLAQLLAKP; from the coding sequence ATGGTGTCCGTAGGAGCAGACCCGACGATCAAGGTCGGGACGAGCGGGTTTTCGTTCAGGGATTGGAAGGGGACGATCTATCCCCCTGGTCTTCCCGAGAGGGAGATGCTGTCCTACTACGAGAAGGAACTCGGTTTCCGTGCCCTGGAGGTGAACTTCACCTACTATAGCCTTCCCTCTCAGAAGAGCCTTGCGGCGATGGCCAAGAAGACCTCGCCGGACTTTGAATTCGTCGTCAAGGCCCACAAAGGCCTCACCCACGAGATCCGGGATCGGGAAACGAAAAAGTGGATCGACAATCGGGAGACCTTCCGTCAGTTCAGATCGAGCCTCGATCCGTTGATTGCGGAGGGGAAACTGGCCACGGTCCTGGCTCAATTTCCCTACGGCTTCTTCCCGATCCGAGAGAATTTCGACTATCTTCATAGATTCAGGGGGCTGATGGAGGGGGTTCCTCTCGTTTGCGAATTTCGGAACGAAGCCTGGATGAGAGAGGAGACCTTTGACTTCCTCTCGAAGGAGGAGATCGGCTACTGCATCGTGGACGAGCCCAAACTTCCCCAATTGATGCCTTACCTTCCGAGGGCCACCTCTTCGATCGGCTACTTCCGGTTCCACGGGAGAAATCCCAACTGGTTTCAGGTCCCTTCCTCGGTAAGGTACGATTACCTCTACAGCGAGGAAGAAATCAGGACGTTTGTCCCGGATATCCTGGAGATTTCGAAAAAGACGGCCAAGACCTTCGTCTTCTTCAACAATTGCCATGCCGGCTCCGCGGCTAAAAATGCGGCCCAGTTGGCCCAACTCTTGGCCAAGCCGTAG
- the hisI gene encoding phosphoribosyl-AMP cyclohydrolase, with the protein MIQIDFEKGGGLIPAVIQDHATGRVLMLGYMNRDSWEETLKTGRVTYWSRSRKQLWLKGESSGHFQVVREIYLDCDGDTLLIRVEQIGGAACHTGFQSCFHHRYEDGRWVIRGEKIFDPEEVYQK; encoded by the coding sequence GTGATCCAGATCGACTTCGAAAAGGGCGGGGGGCTGATCCCGGCGGTCATCCAGGATCATGCCACCGGCCGTGTCCTGATGTTGGGCTACATGAATCGAGATTCGTGGGAGGAGACCCTGAAGACCGGAAGGGTCACCTACTGGTCTCGATCTCGGAAACAGCTCTGGTTGAAAGGGGAGAGCTCGGGCCATTTTCAGGTGGTCCGAGAGATCTATCTCGATTGCGATGGGGACACCCTCTTGATCCGGGTCGAGCAGATCGGAGGGGCCGCCTGCCATACCGGCTTTCAGAGTTGTTTCCACCATCGATACGAGGACGGTCGATGGGTGATCCGAGGGGAAAAAATCTTCGATCCGGAGGAGGTCTATCAAAAGTGA
- the hisG gene encoding ATP phosphoribosyltransferase, with protein MGDPRGKNLRSGGGLSKVNTLKLGIPKGSLENATIELFRKSGWKIVVSARSYFPTVDDEEIRCTLVRAQEMSRFVEMGTLDAGLTGKDWVLENGSDVVVVQDLVYSKTSTAPARWVLVVAEDSPIRSIYDLEGKKIFTELVNFTRRYFAERNIKVDVEFSWGATEGKVIEGLCDAIVEVTETGSTLRANKLRIVEELLQTNTQLIANREAYEDPWKREKIEQISLLLQGALRAEGMVGLKMNVPANDLKSVIEILPCITAPTISNLFQSDWFAVEVMVSEKEVRELIPQLLKRGAVGIIEYPLNKVI; from the coding sequence ATGGGTGATCCGAGGGGAAAAAATCTTCGATCCGGAGGAGGTCTATCAAAAGTGAACACCCTTAAATTGGGGATCCCGAAGGGAAGCCTTGAGAATGCCACCATCGAGCTCTTTCGAAAATCGGGGTGGAAGATCGTGGTCAGTGCCCGCAGTTATTTCCCCACGGTGGATGACGAGGAGATTCGATGTACCCTCGTTCGAGCCCAGGAGATGTCGAGATTTGTGGAGATGGGGACCCTCGACGCGGGGCTGACGGGGAAAGACTGGGTCCTGGAGAATGGGTCCGATGTCGTCGTGGTTCAAGACCTGGTCTATTCGAAGACGAGCACCGCTCCGGCCCGGTGGGTCTTGGTGGTGGCGGAGGATTCCCCCATCCGGTCGATCTATGACCTGGAGGGGAAGAAGATCTTTACGGAGCTGGTCAATTTTACCCGGAGATACTTCGCCGAGAGGAACATCAAGGTGGATGTGGAGTTCTCCTGGGGAGCGACCGAAGGAAAGGTGATCGAAGGCCTTTGCGACGCGATCGTGGAGGTCACCGAGACGGGAAGCACCCTCCGGGCCAATAAACTGAGGATCGTCGAGGAGCTGCTTCAGACCAATACCCAACTCATCGCGAACCGCGAGGCCTACGAGGACCCTTGGAAGAGGGAGAAGATCGAGCAGATCTCCCTCCTGCTTCAGGGCGCCCTTCGGGCCGAGGGGATGGTGGGGCTGAAGATGAACGTCCCGGCCAACGATCTGAAGAGCGTCATCGAGATCCTTCCCTGCATCACGGCACCGACCATCTCCAACCTCTTTCAGAGCGATTGGTTTGCCGTGGAGGTGATGGTCTCGGAGAAGGAGGTTCGGGAGCTCATCCCTCAGCTCCTCAAACGGGGGGCCGTGGGGATCATCGAATATCCTCTAAACAAAGTGATCTAA
- a CDS encoding GNAT family N-acetyltransferase → MGLEKWKEKFPQKFLAEEFIFGHIHRGDRIFIGTGCGEPQHLVKALSQYVQKHPKSLTDAELLQVWTMGINPHADEIWKDVFRHNSFFISDPIREAVNQGAADYTPVFLSQVPSLFYRGLVPIDVALIQTSPPDDHGFMNLGVSVDIVKAAAEKARLVVAQVNPRMPRVHGDGFIHIEEVDFILPHEEPILEFVPEADTAIADQIGKYVARLIRDGDTIQIGYGAIPNAILTHLGQKRHLGVHSELLTDGVVELMKRRVIDNTRKTINRGKTIASFCMGRQETYAYLHDNPAIELRTIDYTNNPLIIAQHERMTAINTALEIDLTGQASAESIGRTFYSGIGGQADFMRGAALAREGKTILALPSTADQGRRSRIVPFLREGAGVTLHRGDVHYVVTEYGIAHLRGKNIRERAMALIAIAHPNFRSWLIEEAKKSHLIYPDQAFIPGLRGEYPEHLEIHRTTKTGLGLLIRPVRLDDEPLLKEFFYSLSENSLYRRFISLRKDMPHERLQSFVVIDYTKEMVLLAVLREGERDVVVGMGQYSIDEATYTAEVGFAVRDDYQNKGIGTELLAYLTLLAKQQGLLGFYAEVLVENRPMLHLFEKMGFRIEKRRDERIYELNMTFP, encoded by the coding sequence GTGGGCCTGGAGAAGTGGAAAGAGAAATTCCCCCAAAAATTTTTGGCCGAGGAGTTCATCTTCGGCCACATCCACCGTGGGGATCGGATCTTCATCGGGACCGGATGCGGGGAGCCCCAGCATCTGGTCAAGGCCCTGAGCCAATACGTCCAAAAGCATCCCAAGAGCCTCACCGATGCGGAACTCCTCCAGGTCTGGACGATGGGGATCAACCCCCACGCGGATGAAATATGGAAGGACGTTTTCCGGCACAACTCCTTTTTTATCTCCGATCCCATCCGGGAGGCCGTCAACCAGGGTGCCGCGGACTATACCCCTGTCTTTCTTTCCCAGGTCCCCAGCCTCTTCTACCGGGGACTTGTCCCGATCGATGTCGCCCTGATTCAAACGTCCCCTCCCGACGATCACGGGTTTATGAACCTCGGGGTGAGCGTCGACATTGTCAAGGCCGCAGCCGAAAAGGCCCGCCTGGTGGTGGCGCAGGTCAACCCGCGGATGCCGAGGGTTCATGGCGATGGCTTTATTCATATTGAGGAGGTCGATTTCATCCTCCCCCACGAAGAGCCCATCCTCGAATTTGTCCCGGAGGCCGACACGGCCATAGCCGACCAGATCGGAAAATATGTGGCCCGATTGATTCGAGACGGAGATACCATTCAGATCGGCTATGGGGCGATCCCGAATGCCATTCTGACCCACCTGGGCCAAAAACGACATTTAGGCGTCCATTCGGAGCTCCTCACCGACGGCGTGGTCGAGCTGATGAAGAGGCGGGTCATCGACAACACCCGGAAAACGATCAACCGCGGAAAGACCATCGCCTCTTTCTGTATGGGCCGTCAGGAGACCTATGCGTATCTCCATGACAATCCCGCCATCGAATTGCGGACCATCGATTATACCAACAACCCCCTCATTATCGCCCAACACGAACGGATGACGGCCATTAATACGGCCCTCGAAATCGACCTGACGGGCCAGGCCTCCGCCGAATCGATCGGCAGGACCTTCTACAGCGGCATCGGGGGACAGGCCGATTTTATGCGGGGGGCGGCCCTGGCCAGGGAGGGGAAGACGATCCTCGCCCTTCCCTCCACGGCGGATCAAGGAAGGCGCTCCCGGATCGTTCCCTTTCTCCGGGAGGGGGCAGGGGTGACCCTCCATCGCGGGGATGTCCATTATGTGGTGACCGAATATGGCATTGCCCACCTGCGGGGCAAGAATATCCGGGAGCGGGCGATGGCCCTCATCGCCATCGCCCATCCCAACTTCAGGTCCTGGCTGATCGAGGAGGCGAAGAAATCCCATCTCATCTATCCGGATCAAGCCTTCATTCCGGGTTTGAGGGGAGAGTACCCTGAACATCTGGAAATCCACCGGACGACCAAGACCGGCCTGGGGCTTTTGATAAGGCCCGTCAGGCTGGACGACGAGCCCCTTCTCAAAGAGTTCTTTTATTCCCTGTCGGAGAACAGTCTCTATCGGAGGTTCATCTCCCTGAGAAAGGACATGCCCCATGAACGATTGCAATCCTTCGTCGTCATTGATTATACGAAAGAGATGGTCCTTCTGGCCGTCCTTCGGGAGGGTGAAAGAGACGTCGTGGTGGGCATGGGACAATATTCCATCGATGAGGCCACCTACACGGCCGAGGTCGGTTTTGCCGTCAGGGATGATTACCAGAACAAGGGGATCGGGACGGAGCTGCTCGCCTATCTCACCCTTCTCGCCAAACAGCAAGGGCTTCTGGGATTTTATGCAGAGGTGCTCGTGGAGAACCGCCCCATGCTCCATCTCTTCGAAAAAATGGGTTTTCGAATCGAGAAGAGACGGGACGAACGGATTTACGAGTTGAACATGACCTTTCCCTGA
- a CDS encoding YkgJ family cysteine cluster protein, whose amino-acid sequence MPLSSFNRKLIEALSELYAEMDRQTAEFRRATGLRCPPGCGQCCETQTPQVTVLEMLPAAGELFARGTADRWLERIASSGEGARCVFYEPDPSIRGNGLCQFYGFRPSVCRLFGFAGMKDREGRLILQACRRQKEEMPLLVEKAQEALSKGGVAPSYDHFFLRLFALEPSLRGDRMPINRALRLALERYGLMVQLVEAEGFESEKKGERP is encoded by the coding sequence ATGCCTCTTTCCTCTTTTAACCGGAAGCTCATCGAGGCTCTTTCCGAGTTGTATGCTGAAATGGATCGGCAAACGGCCGAGTTCCGGAGGGCCACGGGACTCCGCTGTCCTCCCGGCTGTGGCCAATGTTGCGAAACTCAAACGCCTCAGGTGACCGTGCTCGAGATGCTGCCGGCGGCAGGAGAGCTGTTTGCTCGGGGGACGGCCGACCGATGGCTGGAGCGCATTGCCTCGTCCGGGGAGGGGGCGAGATGCGTCTTTTACGAACCCGATCCTTCGATCCGGGGAAACGGGCTTTGTCAATTTTACGGTTTCCGGCCCTCCGTGTGTCGCCTGTTTGGTTTTGCGGGGATGAAAGATAGGGAGGGACGATTGATATTGCAGGCCTGCCGTCGCCAGAAGGAGGAGATGCCTCTCCTCGTCGAAAAGGCCCAGGAAGCCCTCTCAAAAGGGGGTGTCGCGCCGAGCTACGATCACTTCTTCCTCAGGTTGTTTGCGCTGGAGCCCTCCCTTCGAGGAGATCGGATGCCGATCAACCGGGCCCTCCGCCTTGCCCTCGAGAGATACGGGCTCATGGTTCAACTGGTTGAGGCCGAGGGTTTTGAATCGGAGAAAAAAGGTGAAAGACCTTGA
- a CDS encoding class I SAM-dependent RNA methyltransferase, which yields MRRVKIYSMAFGGTGVGRIDGKVIFVPGTLAGEEVVVEITSEKKDYLIGQVKEILTSSPLRVQAPCPYFGTCGGCQWQHIDPSAQETFKKEILIDLLHRIAGLKEVPVISTAPSSPPFGYRIRVQCKVQRSRIGFFAQQSRRIVEVEGCLIAHSLINLILRHLRERPHLLSGAAQIEINVSPDEGKGILVLHGCLPPKGKKPFLKDLLQPPSPLKGIALTRKGDWEFLGDPYLNLTVPLKRGERTMAFRFRVSPGSFCQVNPYQNPQLIQTVLEFGDLGKGDRVLDLYAGIGNLSLPLAAETGWVMGIEEDATAVADARYNAKVNRIKNCQFRLGRVEEKLGEAGEGWKLLVLDPPRAGGKRITEEITRLAPEKIVYVSCDPATFSRDVHFFVKKGYALQQVRLIDMFPQTYHMEVVGLFLRS from the coding sequence ATGAGGCGGGTCAAAATCTATTCGATGGCTTTTGGAGGAACGGGGGTGGGACGGATCGATGGCAAAGTGATCTTCGTCCCAGGCACCCTTGCCGGAGAGGAGGTCGTCGTTGAAATCACCTCGGAGAAAAAGGACTACCTGATCGGCCAGGTAAAAGAGATCCTGACCTCTTCTCCTCTGAGGGTCCAGGCCCCCTGTCCTTATTTCGGGACCTGCGGGGGTTGTCAGTGGCAGCATATCGACCCCTCCGCCCAGGAGACGTTCAAGAAAGAGATCTTGATCGACCTGCTCCACAGGATCGCCGGGCTGAAGGAGGTCCCTGTTATCTCCACGGCCCCCTCCTCCCCGCCTTTTGGATATCGAATTAGGGTCCAGTGCAAGGTTCAAAGAAGCAGGATCGGGTTTTTCGCCCAGCAATCCCGTCGAATCGTCGAGGTGGAAGGATGTTTGATCGCTCATTCCCTGATCAACCTCATCCTCCGGCATCTCCGAGAGAGACCGCACCTCCTTTCCGGTGCCGCGCAGATCGAAATCAACGTCTCGCCCGATGAGGGAAAAGGGATATTGGTCTTGCATGGTTGTCTGCCTCCGAAGGGGAAAAAGCCATTTCTGAAAGATCTCCTCCAACCCCCCTCCCCATTAAAGGGGATCGCCCTGACAAGGAAAGGGGACTGGGAGTTCCTTGGCGATCCTTATCTGAATCTGACGGTTCCGTTAAAGAGAGGGGAGAGGACGATGGCCTTTCGCTTCCGCGTCTCTCCGGGAAGCTTCTGCCAGGTCAATCCCTACCAGAATCCTCAACTGATTCAGACAGTCCTGGAGTTCGGGGATTTGGGAAAGGGAGATCGAGTCCTCGACCTCTACGCGGGCATCGGCAACCTCTCGCTCCCTTTGGCGGCGGAAACGGGGTGGGTCATGGGAATCGAGGAGGATGCGACAGCAGTTGCCGATGCCCGCTACAACGCCAAGGTCAACCGGATAAAAAACTGTCAGTTCCGCCTGGGCAGGGTGGAAGAAAAGTTAGGGGAGGCCGGGGAAGGATGGAAACTTTTGGTTCTCGACCCACCCCGGGCAGGAGGCAAAAGGATCACTGAGGAGATCACACGATTGGCCCCTGAAAAGATCGTCTATGTCTCCTGCGATCCCGCGACCTTCTCAAGGGATGTCCACTTCTTCGTGAAAAAGGGCTATGCCCTCCAACAAGTCCGTCTCATCGACATGTTCCCACAAACCTATCACATGGAGGTGGTGGGATTGTTCTTAAGATCTTGA
- the accD gene encoding acetyl-CoA carboxylase, carboxyltransferase subunit beta: MAWFRKGEEEEKRGERREETRAFDELWVKCKSCNEMIYRKVIERNLQVCPKCNYHFQIPARKRIEWMVDPGTFVEYDSNLLPTDPLEFKDSKRYSHRIKESQEATGQKDAVICGEAAFEGEPAMIAVFEFNFMGGSMGSVVGEKITRLIERAIEKRIGVVIFCASGGARMQEGILSLMQMAKTSAALARLHEARLPYITVLTDPTTGGVSASIAMLGDVIIAEPKAMIGFAGPRVIKDTIRAELPEGFQRAEYLLQHGMVDLIVERKDLRHTIALLLKMLKVETPRS; this comes from the coding sequence ATGGCCTGGTTCAGAAAGGGAGAGGAGGAAGAAAAAAGAGGGGAGAGGCGGGAGGAGACCAGGGCCTTTGACGAGCTCTGGGTAAAGTGCAAATCCTGCAACGAGATGATCTACCGGAAGGTCATCGAGCGAAACCTCCAGGTCTGCCCCAAATGTAATTATCATTTTCAAATCCCCGCGAGGAAACGGATCGAGTGGATGGTGGATCCGGGGACATTTGTCGAATACGATTCCAACCTCCTCCCCACCGACCCTCTCGAATTCAAGGATTCGAAACGGTATTCCCACCGCATCAAAGAATCCCAGGAGGCCACCGGGCAGAAGGATGCGGTCATCTGCGGCGAGGCGGCTTTCGAAGGGGAGCCGGCGATGATCGCGGTCTTCGAATTCAATTTCATGGGTGGGAGCATGGGGTCGGTCGTTGGAGAGAAGATTACCCGTTTGATCGAAAGGGCCATCGAGAAGAGGATCGGGGTCGTCATCTTCTGTGCCTCGGGCGGTGCGAGGATGCAGGAAGGGATCCTCTCCTTGATGCAGATGGCCAAGACGAGCGCGGCCCTGGCCCGGCTTCACGAAGCGAGGCTCCCATATATTACGGTTCTGACGGATCCCACGACGGGCGGGGTATCGGCGAGCATCGCCATGCTGGGGGATGTCATCATCGCGGAGCCCAAGGCCATGATCGGATTTGCTGGGCCCCGGGTCATCAAAGACACCATCCGGGCGGAGCTGCCCGAGGGGTTTCAGAGGGCCGAATATCTTCTCCAGCATGGGATGGTGGACCTCATCGTCGAACGAAAAGACCTCCGCCATACCATCGCCCTGCTTCTCAAGATGCTCAAAGTCGAAACCCCCAGGTCCTGA